One segment of Thermosynechococcus sp. HN-54 DNA contains the following:
- the murC gene encoding UDP-N-acetylmuramate--L-alanine ligase: MEFNERPFHFIGIGGIGMSALAYILAKQGFRVSGSDLHPNRLTEQLAELGVQIFIGQSAANLETYPFTSLPQVICSTAIRSDNPEYQAAQRLGCPIFHRSDVLAALMHRSQSIAVAGTHGKTTTSSMIAYLLLQAGLDPTIIVGGEVAAWQGNARVGKSGYLVAEADESDGSLRKFHPYIGIITNIELDHPDHYNSLEEVVATFQQFADQADIVIACADCPNIRDRLHHRRLLTYSLQRQADVDYCVDHIQYTSEGTTARVWERGTSLGILQLSVLGAHNLQNALAVIAVGRHLGIDFATIAAALLEFRGARRRFEERGQVNGIRFIDDYAHHPSEIMVTLEAARLQVGMQAPWQRVVAVFQPHRYSRTQAFLEAFGQCFAAADHVILTDIYSAGEPNPGTISGADVATCARQYHPVVDYCPTLEAVQKHLAHVLQPGDLVIFLGAGNLNQLIPSVMADQKQLSVASLTEAIAL; encoded by the coding sequence ATGGAGTTTAATGAGCGTCCATTCCACTTCATTGGCATTGGTGGTATTGGTATGTCAGCCCTTGCCTATATTCTGGCCAAGCAGGGCTTTAGGGTGTCTGGGTCAGATTTGCACCCCAACCGTTTGACGGAGCAACTGGCTGAGTTAGGCGTGCAGATCTTTATTGGCCAGAGTGCCGCCAACCTTGAAACGTATCCCTTTACCTCTCTGCCTCAAGTCATCTGCTCCACCGCCATTCGCAGCGATAACCCCGAATATCAAGCGGCTCAACGGTTAGGCTGTCCCATTTTTCACCGTTCCGATGTGCTGGCGGCACTGATGCACCGTAGCCAAAGCATTGCCGTTGCCGGTACCCACGGTAAAACCACCACCAGCAGCATGATTGCCTATCTCCTGTTGCAGGCAGGGCTAGATCCAACCATTATTGTGGGAGGTGAGGTGGCAGCGTGGCAGGGCAACGCCCGTGTGGGTAAGAGTGGCTACCTAGTGGCCGAAGCTGATGAGTCCGATGGCTCCCTGCGCAAATTCCATCCGTACATTGGCATCATTACCAATATCGAACTCGACCACCCCGATCACTACAATTCTCTTGAAGAGGTGGTAGCCACGTTTCAGCAGTTTGCCGATCAGGCAGACATTGTTATTGCTTGTGCCGATTGCCCGAATATCCGCGATCGCCTGCATCACCGGCGCCTGTTGACCTATAGCCTGCAACGCCAAGCCGATGTGGACTACTGCGTGGATCATATTCAATACACCTCTGAGGGCACCACGGCACGGGTTTGGGAGCGGGGCACATCCCTTGGCATTCTGCAACTCAGTGTCTTGGGTGCCCACAATCTGCAAAATGCTCTGGCAGTGATTGCTGTCGGACGTCACCTTGGCATTGATTTTGCCACCATTGCCGCTGCCCTGTTGGAGTTTCGGGGTGCCCGCCGCCGCTTTGAAGAACGCGGACAGGTGAATGGCATTCGCTTTATTGATGACTATGCCCACCATCCCAGTGAAATTATGGTTACTTTAGAGGCAGCCCGCCTACAAGTGGGAATGCAAGCCCCTTGGCAACGGGTGGTGGCTGTCTTTCAACCCCATCGCTATAGTCGCACCCAAGCATTTTTAGAGGCCTTTGGCCAGTGCTTTGCCGCGGCGGATCATGTGATCTTGACGGATATCTATAGTGCAGGGGAGCCTAATCCCGGCACGATTAGCGGTGCCGATGTCGCCACCTGTGCCCGCCAGTATCATCCTGTGGTGGATTACTGTCCTACCCTTGAGGCGGTGCAAAAGCATTTGGCCCATGTCCTGCAACCCGGTGATTTAGTGATTTTCCTTGGGGCTGGAAACCTGAACCAACTCATTCCGTCAGTAATGGCGGATCAAAAACAGTTGAGCGTTGCTTCCCTCACTGAGGCGATCGCCCTATGA
- a CDS encoding NrtR DNA-binding winged helix domain-containing protein — MTVSSVPLAEFVVGVDNVIFSVDTDQNRLLVLLVQRQQSPFAGYWSLPGTLVRQGESLEAAAYRTLAEKIRVSNLYLEQLYTFGEPGRDPRESTYGKRYLSVSYFALVRFADAELIAAGDCPVQWFALNACPELAFDHSKILAYGHRRLCNKLEYSPVAFDVLPEYFTLNDLYQFYSTVLGANFSDYSNFRSRLLKLGILQDTHQKVIRGAGRPATLYRFDREAFAPLKDKPLVFV, encoded by the coding sequence ATGACGGTCTCTTCTGTGCCCCTTGCGGAATTTGTTGTCGGCGTGGACAACGTCATTTTCTCCGTAGATACGGATCAAAATCGCCTCCTTGTACTGCTGGTTCAGCGACAACAATCGCCGTTTGCGGGCTATTGGAGCCTTCCCGGCACCCTCGTGCGGCAGGGGGAATCCCTTGAAGCCGCTGCCTATCGCACCCTTGCCGAAAAAATTCGCGTCAGTAACCTCTACTTAGAGCAGCTGTACACCTTTGGCGAACCGGGGCGGGATCCGCGCGAGAGCACCTATGGTAAGCGCTATCTCTCAGTGAGTTACTTTGCTTTGGTGCGCTTTGCCGATGCGGAACTGATTGCCGCCGGCGACTGTCCCGTGCAGTGGTTTGCCCTGAATGCCTGTCCTGAACTGGCCTTTGATCACAGTAAAATCTTGGCCTATGGTCACCGCCGCCTCTGCAATAAGCTGGAGTACAGCCCCGTCGCTTTTGATGTGCTGCCGGAGTATTTCACCCTCAATGATCTCTATCAGTTCTACAGCACAGTCTTGGGGGCCAACTTTTCTGACTACTCCAATTTCCGCTCACGGCTCCTCAAACTCGGCATTTTGCAGGATACGCACCAAAAAGTGATCCGCGGGGCGGGTCGACCGGCAACGCTCTACCGCTTTGATCGCGAGGCCTTCGCGCCCCTTAAGGATAAGCCCCTAGTTTTTGTCTAA
- a CDS encoding DUF2811 domain-containing protein, producing MNAQATISILAEIPEELHETLKYYLERHPDWDQDRVFVAALSLFLLQNGECDRRTARVYLDSLFKRS from the coding sequence ATGAACGCTCAAGCCACGATTAGTATTCTTGCCGAGATTCCAGAGGAGCTACACGAAACCCTGAAATACTACCTCGAGCGGCATCCCGATTGGGATCAGGATCGCGTTTTTGTGGCCGCACTCTCGCTCTTTTTGCTGCAAAATGGAGAATGCGATCGCCGCACGGCACGGGTCTATCTCGACTCGTTGTTTAAGCGATCCTAA
- a CDS encoding type II toxin-antitoxin system HicB family antitoxin, whose amino-acid sequence MLLSDYMNAALERATYHFNAEDGLIYGEITDLEGVKAHGKTVLECREHLSELLEDWIYFHVSRGIPVPVINGIEVPVREIF is encoded by the coding sequence ATGTTGCTGTCGGACTATATGAATGCGGCTCTTGAGCGGGCTACCTATCACTTCAATGCAGAGGATGGCCTGATCTATGGTGAAATTACAGACCTTGAGGGGGTCAAGGCCCATGGCAAGACAGTGCTTGAATGCCGCGAGCATCTCTCCGAACTCTTGGAAGATTGGATCTATTTCCATGTCTCGCGGGGCATCCCTGTACCAGTGATTAACGGCATTGAAGTTCCCGTACGCGAGATTTTTTGA
- a CDS encoding glycosyltransferase, whose translation MAITLCMIVRDEAARLPQCLASVAGVVDEAVIVDTGSQDETVAIARDWGAQVYEVPWEEDFAAARNIALKYVTTEWVLVLDADETLTPSFAAVLPEVCQQPNWLVVTLLRQELGVVPPYTYVSRLFRCHPDLCFQRPYHETIDDSVLALQQRQPHWQIGHVNGVAIVHSGYLGAQRQQKQARAERIMRRHLEQHPQDAYLWSKLAGVYLAAGALDQAQHCLEQGLKVTTLPPAVAYELYYQQGNLYAERGQWQAAIQAYETALRTPTPEVMHIATYLRLAEAQKQLKRWGDALATYDRLQALDPTCALAYQNQGALLLRLGQVRPALDKLRQAINLWQDQNPAEAQRLTQELQAMGLLSLS comes from the coding sequence ATGGCCATCACCCTCTGCATGATTGTGCGGGATGAGGCGGCACGCTTACCCCAATGTCTGGCCAGTGTTGCCGGCGTTGTGGATGAGGCGGTGATTGTGGATACAGGGTCACAGGATGAAACGGTGGCGATCGCCCGCGATTGGGGAGCACAGGTTTATGAAGTTCCTTGGGAAGAGGATTTTGCTGCCGCTCGCAACATTGCCCTGAAGTATGTCACCACCGAGTGGGTACTGGTTCTCGATGCGGATGAAACGCTCACACCATCATTTGCCGCTGTACTGCCTGAGGTTTGCCAGCAGCCCAATTGGCTAGTGGTGACATTGCTGCGGCAGGAATTGGGCGTTGTGCCCCCCTACACCTATGTCTCGCGTCTCTTTCGTTGCCATCCCGACCTGTGTTTTCAGCGTCCCTACCACGAAACAATTGATGACAGCGTTCTCGCCCTGCAACAGCGGCAACCCCATTGGCAAATTGGTCATGTTAACGGTGTCGCCATTGTCCATAGTGGCTATCTTGGTGCCCAGCGGCAACAGAAACAGGCACGAGCCGAGCGGATCATGCGCCGCCACCTTGAGCAGCACCCGCAGGATGCCTACCTGTGGAGTAAATTGGCCGGTGTGTATTTGGCTGCTGGCGCCCTAGATCAGGCTCAGCACTGTCTGGAGCAGGGATTAAAGGTTACAACACTTCCCCCCGCCGTTGCCTATGAACTCTACTATCAACAGGGCAATCTTTACGCTGAACGCGGCCAGTGGCAAGCGGCAATCCAAGCCTATGAAACTGCCCTCAGAACCCCTACCCCTGAAGTAATGCACATTGCAACCTATCTGCGGCTGGCGGAGGCTCAAAAGCAATTGAAACGCTGGGGGGATGCCCTTGCCACCTACGATCGCCTGCAAGCCTTGGATCCCACCTGTGCCTTGGCCTATCAAAATCAGGGGGCACTGCTGCTGCGTTTAGGACAAGTCAGACCTGCCCTTGACAAACTGCGTCAGGCCATTAACCTATGGCAAGATCAAAATCCTGCGGAAGCCCAGCGCCTCACCCAAGAACTGCAAGCAATGGGACTTCTCTCACTCAGCTAG
- the fba gene encoding class II fructose-bisphosphate aldolase (catalyzes the reversible aldol condensation of dihydroxyacetonephosphate and glyceraldehyde 3-phosphate in the Calvin cycle, glycolysis, and/or gluconeogenesis): MALVPMRLLLDHAAENGYGIPAFNVNNMEQIQAIMQAAHETDSPVILQASRGARKYAGENFLRHLILAAVETYPHIPIVMHQDHGNEPATCYSAIRNGFTSVMMDGSLEADAKTPASYEYNVAVTSEVVKVAHSIGVSVEGELGCLGSLETGKGEAEDGHGFEGALDHSMLLTDPDQAVDFVERTQVDALAVAIGTSHGAYKFSRKPTGEILAISRVEEIHRRLPNTHLVMHGSSSVPQDLIDIINQYGGTIPETYGVPVEEIQKGIKSGVRKVNIDTDNRLAITAAVREALALAPKEFDPRHFLKPSIKYMQKVCADRYQQFGTAGNASKIKQLSLDDYAAKYAKGELKQVTQKTVVV; encoded by the coding sequence ATGGCACTCGTACCCATGCGCTTGCTGCTGGATCACGCAGCCGAAAATGGTTACGGCATTCCCGCCTTCAACGTCAACAACATGGAGCAAATCCAAGCCATCATGCAGGCGGCCCATGAAACCGACAGTCCCGTGATTTTGCAAGCATCGCGGGGTGCCCGTAAATATGCTGGGGAAAACTTCCTGCGTCACCTGATTTTGGCTGCGGTGGAAACCTACCCCCACATCCCCATTGTTATGCACCAAGACCATGGTAACGAGCCTGCCACCTGCTACTCCGCCATTCGCAACGGTTTTACCAGTGTGATGATGGATGGCTCCCTCGAAGCCGACGCCAAAACCCCCGCTAGCTATGAGTACAATGTGGCCGTCACCAGCGAAGTGGTAAAAGTCGCGCACTCCATTGGTGTTTCTGTGGAAGGCGAGCTGGGCTGCCTTGGCTCCTTGGAAACTGGTAAAGGGGAAGCCGAAGATGGCCACGGGTTTGAGGGTGCCCTCGATCACTCGATGCTGCTCACCGACCCCGATCAAGCCGTGGATTTTGTGGAGCGCACCCAAGTGGATGCCCTTGCAGTGGCCATTGGCACCAGCCACGGTGCCTACAAATTTAGCCGCAAACCCACCGGTGAAATCCTCGCCATCAGCCGCGTGGAAGAAATCCACCGCCGTTTGCCCAACACCCACTTGGTGATGCACGGTTCTAGCTCCGTGCCCCAAGACTTGATTGACATCATTAACCAGTACGGTGGCACCATTCCTGAAACCTACGGCGTGCCTGTGGAAGAAATCCAAAAAGGCATCAAGAGTGGTGTGCGCAAAGTCAACATTGACACCGACAACCGCCTAGCCATTACCGCTGCGGTGCGTGAAGCCCTCGCCTTGGCACCCAAGGAATTTGACCCCCGTCACTTCCTCAAGCCGTCCATTAAATACATGCAAAAAGTCTGTGCCGATCGCTATCAGCAATTTGGTACCGCCGGCAACGCCAGCAAAATCAAGCAACTCAGCCTCGATGACTATGCCGCCAAATATGCCAAAGGTGAACTGAAACAAGTAACTCAGAAAACCGTGGTGGTCTAG
- the cas5 gene encoding CRISPR-associated protein Cas5 yields the protein MQLYIDCPCTSFPRSFARDFKETYRYPPPSTIYGMLLSLIGEENLDQHRGVKLAIGIIGADPPISRILRKQRHHKFSKNRLGTYPTSKFSKPNHHELLTDVQLVVKVDSSEENAPLKLVDRLAIAFNTPQQIARFGGLSLGESWALVNGVCPYRETDGTIRWLIKDNRGLISLPIWIDRHTTKGMFQRFRLSPDFQSDCWVTIPKTSVG from the coding sequence ATGCAACTTTACATTGATTGTCCCTGTACCAGTTTTCCCCGCAGCTTTGCCCGCGACTTTAAGGAGACCTACCGCTATCCCCCCCCCTCCACGATCTATGGCATGCTCCTTTCCCTGATCGGTGAAGAGAATTTAGATCAACATCGGGGGGTCAAACTAGCTATTGGCATCATCGGTGCTGACCCACCCATTTCTCGCATTTTGCGTAAACAGCGGCATCACAAGTTCAGCAAGAATCGCCTCGGCACCTATCCCACGAGTAAATTCTCCAAGCCGAATCACCATGAACTGCTCACCGATGTGCAACTGGTGGTCAAGGTTGATTCGAGTGAGGAAAATGCCCCCCTGAAGCTAGTTGATCGGCTGGCGATCGCCTTCAATACACCTCAGCAAATTGCCCGCTTTGGTGGCCTCAGCCTAGGGGAGTCGTGGGCACTGGTTAATGGGGTATGCCCCTATCGTGAAACTGACGGCACCATTCGCTGGCTCATTAAAGACAATCGCGGTCTGATTAGCCTGCCCATCTGGATCGATCGCCACACAACCAAAGGGATGTTCCAGCGCTTTCGGCTCAGTCCAGACTTTCAATCAGATTGTTGGGTCACCATTCCTAAGACGAGTGTTGGCTAG
- a CDS encoding NAD+ synthase, with the protein MAVHLWIAQLNPTVGSLKANAQAILTAVQQLRSQHPVDLVITSELALCGYPPKDLLLNRYFVEAIQAELQHLAATLPAEVAVLVGTVLPNPAAGIKGEKPLYNGAALLKGGQVQQVFAKQLLPTYDVFDECRYFAPGSTENLFTLTTATDQIKIGVTICEDLWNNEQFWGQRYYERNPVAELVAQGADLIVNLSASPYCVGKPKLRQALIEHTARQYGCPLIYANQVGGNDDLIFDGSSLAVNRQGQIVSQAKGFREDYLAVHWEGGDLQPQTIAPAATSEPEEIWQALVLGVRDYARKCGFQQVVIGLSGGIDSALVATIATAALGSQQVLGVLMPSPYSSDHSITDAKALATNLGIATQVLPIAPLMQTYSEVLAPLFAGTPSGVAEENIQARIRGTLLMAIANKFGHLLISTGNKSELAVGYCTLYGDMSGGLAAIADVPKTRVYELCHWLNQQAAQGQPIPDLAIASSVVIPPHILTKAPSAELKPGQTDQDSLPPYDILDGILARMIDRHQSDQEIAAAGYDLDLVQRVRRMVQRAEFKRQQAAPGLKITDRAFGSGWRMPIAAQW; encoded by the coding sequence ATGGCTGTGCATCTGTGGATTGCTCAACTGAACCCCACCGTCGGTAGTCTCAAGGCCAATGCCCAAGCGATCCTCACCGCAGTCCAGCAGCTCCGCAGCCAGCACCCTGTGGATCTGGTCATCACCTCTGAGCTGGCCCTGTGTGGCTACCCCCCCAAGGATCTACTGCTGAACCGCTATTTTGTTGAGGCGATCCAAGCGGAACTCCAGCATCTGGCCGCCACTTTACCTGCTGAGGTTGCGGTACTCGTGGGCACCGTCTTGCCGAATCCTGCCGCTGGCATCAAGGGCGAAAAGCCCCTCTACAATGGTGCAGCCCTCCTCAAGGGGGGACAGGTACAACAGGTCTTTGCCAAGCAGTTATTGCCCACCTATGATGTCTTTGATGAATGCCGTTATTTTGCTCCCGGCAGCACTGAGAATCTCTTTACCTTGACGACAGCCACTGACCAGATCAAAATTGGCGTCACCATTTGCGAAGACCTTTGGAACAATGAGCAGTTTTGGGGACAGCGATACTACGAGCGCAATCCCGTTGCTGAATTGGTGGCTCAAGGGGCTGATCTGATTGTGAATCTCTCGGCATCACCCTACTGTGTGGGGAAACCGAAATTACGCCAAGCGCTGATTGAACATACGGCTCGGCAGTATGGCTGCCCCTTGATCTATGCCAATCAGGTGGGGGGCAATGATGACTTGATTTTTGATGGCAGCAGTTTAGCGGTGAATCGTCAGGGTCAGATCGTTAGCCAAGCCAAGGGGTTTCGTGAGGACTACCTAGCCGTGCACTGGGAAGGGGGAGACTTACAACCGCAGACGATCGCCCCTGCAGCCACGAGTGAGCCAGAGGAAATTTGGCAAGCCTTGGTGCTAGGGGTGCGGGATTACGCCCGTAAATGTGGCTTTCAACAAGTGGTCATTGGCCTCAGTGGGGGGATTGATTCCGCCTTGGTGGCGACGATCGCGACGGCAGCCTTGGGCAGCCAACAGGTGCTGGGGGTCTTGATGCCCTCTCCCTACAGTTCCGATCACTCGATCACCGATGCCAAGGCGTTGGCGACGAATCTAGGGATTGCCACGCAGGTTTTACCCATTGCGCCGCTGATGCAAACCTACAGCGAGGTACTGGCGCCCCTATTTGCTGGAACCCCCAGTGGGGTGGCGGAGGAAAATATCCAAGCCCGCATTCGGGGCACGCTGCTGATGGCGATCGCCAACAAGTTTGGTCACCTGCTTATTTCCACGGGTAATAAATCTGAACTGGCAGTGGGCTACTGCACCCTCTACGGCGATATGAGTGGTGGCCTTGCGGCGATTGCCGATGTCCCCAAAACCCGTGTCTATGAACTCTGCCATTGGCTGAATCAGCAGGCGGCTCAGGGACAGCCGATTCCCGATTTGGCGATCGCCAGCTCCGTTGTCATTCCCCCCCACATTCTCACCAAAGCCCCTAGTGCTGAACTCAAACCCGGCCAAACGGATCAGGATAGCCTACCGCCCTATGACATTCTCGATGGCATTTTGGCGCGGATGATCGATCGCCACCAGTCAGATCAGGAAATTGCCGCTGCGGGATACGACCTAGACCTCGTGCAACGGGTGCGCCGCATGGTTCAACGGGCGGAATTTAAACGCCAGCAGGCGGCACCGGGCTTAAAGATTACTGACCGCGCCTTTGGTTCCGGTTGGCGGATGCCGATCGCAGCCCAGTGGTAG
- the hemG gene encoding protoporphyrinogen oxidase → MSEVDVAIVGGGLSGLSVAWRLQQTAPQYSVVLLEASDRLGGNITTEAAEGFVWELGPNSFAPTPALLQLIAEVGLQSELIRGDRHLPRYIYWRGQLYPLEPTRPLALATSNLLSPWGKVRAALGALGFVPPYLGSGDESVSSFFGRHLGQEVAERLVAPFVSGVYAGDPQQLSAAAAFRRIAQLEKLGGSLIAGALRLRRQQPPKPKPPTSVQMQSGELGSFKEGLAALPRAIAQHLKAPLHLQTPVQAITPEPNGGYLLRSGEQTWHARSVVLATPAYQTAELVAPFQPAIARVLATIPYPTVACVVLAYPAGLGRSVRPGFGVLIPRGQGIRTLGTIWSSCLFPQRTPAGWQVFTSFIGGATDPDLASLSEEAIVQQVQQDLTRLLDLPPAKARLLGMKVWRRAIPQYMVGYPEQWQQVTHALSQTPGLFLCSNYAEGVALGDRVDHGNRTAAAVAAYLSGGQP, encoded by the coding sequence GTGAGTGAGGTAGATGTCGCAATTGTGGGCGGTGGCCTGAGTGGCCTGAGTGTTGCTTGGCGGTTGCAGCAGACTGCCCCCCAGTACAGTGTGGTTCTCCTAGAGGCCAGCGATCGCCTTGGGGGTAATATCACCACAGAAGCAGCCGAAGGCTTCGTCTGGGAACTGGGACCCAATAGCTTTGCACCGACCCCTGCTCTGTTACAACTCATTGCTGAAGTGGGCTTGCAGTCGGAGCTGATTCGGGGCGATCGCCACCTACCGCGCTACATCTACTGGCGGGGGCAACTCTACCCCCTAGAACCCACCCGTCCCCTCGCCCTGGCCACCTCAAATCTCCTCAGTCCTTGGGGAAAAGTGCGAGCAGCCCTTGGCGCCTTGGGGTTTGTGCCCCCCTATCTGGGCAGTGGCGATGAGTCAGTCAGTTCATTTTTCGGCCGCCATTTGGGTCAAGAGGTGGCTGAGCGCCTAGTGGCGCCCTTTGTCTCTGGAGTCTATGCAGGTGATCCCCAACAACTGAGTGCTGCCGCCGCTTTTCGCCGCATTGCCCAACTAGAAAAACTTGGAGGAAGTCTCATTGCTGGTGCCCTGCGCCTTCGGCGTCAACAACCCCCTAAACCGAAGCCGCCTACCAGTGTGCAGATGCAATCGGGGGAACTCGGCTCCTTTAAGGAAGGGTTGGCAGCCCTACCGCGGGCGATCGCCCAACACCTGAAGGCACCCCTGCACCTACAAACCCCTGTTCAAGCAATCACTCCAGAACCCAATGGTGGCTACTTGCTGCGCAGTGGTGAGCAAACGTGGCACGCCCGCAGTGTGGTCTTGGCAACACCCGCCTATCAAACCGCAGAGTTGGTGGCGCCTTTTCAGCCGGCGATCGCCCGTGTTTTAGCTACCATCCCCTATCCCACCGTAGCCTGTGTCGTTTTGGCCTATCCCGCCGGACTTGGGCGCAGTGTCCGCCCCGGCTTTGGGGTACTCATCCCTCGCGGTCAGGGTATCCGCACCCTTGGTACGATTTGGTCTTCTTGCCTATTCCCCCAACGCACCCCCGCTGGTTGGCAGGTCTTTACGAGTTTTATCGGCGGTGCCACAGATCCTGATTTGGCAAGCCTCAGCGAAGAAGCCATTGTCCAGCAGGTGCAGCAGGACTTGACCCGCCTCCTTGATTTACCTCCAGCCAAGGCACGTTTACTCGGCATGAAGGTTTGGCGACGGGCGATTCCCCAATACATGGTGGGCTACCCTGAGCAGTGGCAGCAGGTGACCCATGCCCTCAGTCAAACCCCCGGCCTTTTCCTCTGTAGTAACTATGCTGAGGGTGTCGCCTTGGGCGATCGCGTCGATCATGGCAATAGAACGGCTGCTGCTGTTGCTGCCTACCTTTCAGGAGGCCAGCCCTAG
- the murB gene encoding UDP-N-acetylmuramate dehydrogenase has translation MTLTCLPQTQCPLQHQVSLAQFTTLNVGGCGEWFVEPHTVAELQAAYTWAQEEELPITVLGAGSNLLVSDQGVSGLVISTKHLRYLTSDLETGQLTVGAGYPLPKLAHYAAKLGWRGLEWIVGIPGTVGGAVVMNAGAHGGCTADRLVSAVILEPDGTLAVVSARELGYGYRTSNLQDTQRLVLQATWQLEPGHDPAQVKADTQKHLSDRLRTQPYDFPNCGSVFRNPQERTAGWLIEQTGLKGYQMGRAQVSQKHANFILNCGGATAMEVYRLIRHVQTAVADRWSVWLHPEVKLIGDFA, from the coding sequence ATGACCTTGACCTGCTTGCCCCAAACCCAGTGCCCCCTACAACATCAAGTCTCTCTTGCGCAGTTTACCACCCTCAATGTGGGTGGCTGTGGTGAATGGTTTGTGGAACCACATACGGTTGCTGAATTGCAAGCCGCCTACACTTGGGCACAGGAGGAGGAACTGCCGATTACGGTGTTGGGGGCAGGATCGAATCTGCTGGTGAGTGATCAGGGCGTTTCGGGACTCGTGATCTCCACAAAGCACCTGCGTTACCTCACGAGTGATCTTGAGACGGGACAACTCACGGTGGGTGCGGGGTATCCCTTGCCGAAGCTGGCTCATTATGCGGCAAAACTGGGCTGGCGCGGTTTGGAGTGGATTGTCGGCATTCCCGGTACCGTGGGGGGAGCAGTGGTGATGAATGCGGGTGCCCATGGGGGCTGTACAGCGGATCGGCTTGTGTCAGCTGTGATCTTGGAACCCGATGGCACGCTGGCAGTGGTGTCGGCACGGGAGTTGGGCTATGGCTACCGTACATCGAATCTTCAGGACACCCAGCGATTGGTTCTGCAAGCCACATGGCAGTTGGAACCCGGCCATGATCCGGCCCAAGTAAAAGCCGACACCCAAAAACACTTGAGCGATCGCCTGCGGACACAGCCCTACGATTTCCCCAACTGTGGCAGTGTCTTTCGCAATCCCCAAGAGCGAACAGCGGGTTGGTTAATTGAGCAAACGGGCTTGAAGGGCTACCAGATGGGCCGCGCCCAAGTTTCCCAAAAACATGCCAACTTTATTCTCAACTGTGGCGGCGCAACAGCCATGGAGGTCTATCGCTTGATTCGCCATGTGCAAACCGCCGTAGCGGATCGCTGGTCGGTGTGGCTGCACCCCGAAGTGAAGCTGATTGGTGACTTTGCCTAG
- a CDS encoding Ycf66 family protein, which produces MLTNLLAWSMAIASLGLYLLGFFLPELYRRFDLIASGAGLFFALTLWIYGDRIGGGLLLGTAAAVVLILWFGWQSLSYRWQLTYPGDRTDTQKAQALWQKVQSLLPEGTFAKMGEQLQGLISRLRDRLQKQPDRPPLPVDTPPPPMDTGDIKEDLWTGETSTPSTVAEQPTPATEAAAAVPEESAAPEPTPVAETTASPTAETPTDTPADHEGVAEIPAPEAPSVEMPQSPTASTPEEPEPATVTASEEPVASSVEPALPETAVEAPEPTVPPEAVEAPPPVSESTSDAEPTETMPPAPESPTSAADLLGDIPESSDVEDEATSEGITIENPEHTPPEDDDWPPREARL; this is translated from the coding sequence ATGCTGACGAACTTGCTGGCTTGGAGTATGGCGATCGCCAGTTTAGGCTTGTATCTATTGGGGTTCTTCCTGCCGGAACTGTACCGTAGGTTTGATCTGATAGCCAGTGGCGCGGGATTATTCTTTGCCCTAACTCTGTGGATCTATGGCGATCGCATTGGCGGTGGATTGCTCCTAGGAACAGCCGCCGCCGTTGTTTTAATTCTCTGGTTTGGCTGGCAGAGCCTCAGCTATCGCTGGCAACTCACCTATCCGGGCGATCGCACCGATACCCAAAAAGCCCAAGCCCTCTGGCAAAAAGTCCAGTCTCTGCTCCCCGAAGGCACCTTTGCGAAGATGGGTGAGCAACTCCAAGGCCTCATCAGTCGCCTGCGCGATCGCCTTCAGAAACAGCCGGATCGCCCCCCGCTTCCCGTGGATACCCCACCACCGCCGATGGATACTGGCGATATCAAAGAGGATCTGTGGACAGGGGAAACAAGCACCCCCAGTACCGTTGCCGAACAACCCACCCCAGCCACTGAGGCAGCCGCCGCAGTTCCAGAAGAATCGGCTGCACCTGAACCAACGCCAGTCGCAGAAACAACGGCCAGCCCAACCGCGGAGACTCCTACAGACACACCGGCTGATCACGAAGGGGTTGCCGAAATTCCTGCCCCAGAAGCGCCTAGTGTTGAAATGCCGCAGTCGCCAACTGCTAGCACCCCAGAGGAGCCAGAACCAGCAACGGTTACTGCTTCAGAAGAACCTGTGGCCAGCTCGGTAGAACCAGCCCTCCCTGAGACCGCAGTTGAGGCTCCAGAACCCACAGTCCCCCCCGAAGCAGTAGAAGCACCGCCTCCCGTCTCTGAATCTACTTCCGATGCTGAACCCACAGAAACGATGCCACCAGCTCCAGAATCGCCTACCTCTGCCGCCGATCTCCTAGGGGATATTCCCGAAAGTAGTGATGTTGAGGATGAGGCAACGTCAGAGGGGATAACCATCGAAAACCCAGAACATACTCCCCCTGAGGATGATGACTGGCCACCCCGTGAAGCTCGTCTGTAA